A region from the Kineothrix sp. IPX-CK genome encodes:
- a CDS encoding carbohydrate ABC transporter permease translates to MKNTHLTYRHKNILLSAAAVIIACIFLFPLYWIVVNSFKLDSEIFAGTPTLWPEDFTLKAYKDQLGSLSVTMKNSVIIAAGSMLLSLCLSVPAAYGLARYKVRGMKVFVLIFLITQMLPASLVLTPLFLIFSKLGILNSYWAPILSTATISIPFIVLMLRPGFLSMPKELEDAAKIDGCNALTAFFRIAIPISKPTVITAACFSFVFAWNDLAYSMTFNTKEVMRPMTSAIYTFMNQYGTKWNSIMAYGVLLILPSCIIFVTMQKHIVEGMTSGSVKG, encoded by the coding sequence ATGAAAAATACACACCTTACTTATAGACATAAAAACATTTTACTCAGTGCGGCAGCCGTAATCATCGCTTGTATTTTCCTGTTTCCGCTATACTGGATTGTAGTTAATTCCTTTAAGCTGGACAGCGAAATCTTTGCCGGTACGCCGACGTTGTGGCCTGAAGATTTTACTTTAAAAGCATATAAAGACCAATTGGGAAGCCTGTCTGTCACAATGAAGAATTCGGTCATCATAGCGGCCGGTTCTATGCTTTTGTCCTTATGCCTGTCGGTTCCGGCGGCATATGGTCTGGCAAGATACAAAGTGAGAGGAATGAAAGTGTTCGTATTGATATTCCTCATTACGCAGATGCTTCCCGCCTCTCTGGTTCTGACACCATTATTTTTGATTTTTTCAAAGCTGGGAATCTTGAATTCCTATTGGGCGCCTATTTTGTCCACGGCGACCATATCCATACCGTTTATTGTCCTGATGCTCCGGCCGGGTTTCCTTAGTATGCCGAAAGAACTGGAAGATGCCGCAAAAATAGACGGCTGTAATGCACTTACCGCCTTTTTCCGCATTGCGATTCCTATTTCAAAGCCTACGGTAATTACCGCGGCATGCTTCAGCTTCGTATTTGCCTGGAATGATCTGGCATATTCCATGACCTTTAACACAAAAGAAGTGATGCGCCCGATGACATCGGCCATCTATACATTTATGAATCAATACGGCACAAAATGGAACAGTATTATGGCATATGGAGTCCTGTTGATTCTTCCAAGCTGCATCATCTTTGTCACTATGCAGAAACATATCGTGGAAGGTATGACGAGCGGTTCCGTAAAAGGATAA
- a CDS encoding TIM-barrel domain-containing protein, producing the protein MNVFRQEENCLKFHYDAEELWIQPWGPNSFRVRASKMAKMPDERWALEMEPERTVPEIRIEKDYAAIKNGKIEARISRYGKLTFYNQKGEVLLDEYLRNRLDVFADYCSALEVEAREFKPIPGGDYHLSMRFVSNPEEKIYGMGQYQQPYLNLKGADLELAQRNSQASVPFAISSLGYGFLWNNPAVGRTIFGKNITTWEAYSTKALDYWITAEDTPSKIEEAYAGVAGTVPMMPDYAMGFWQCKLRYQTQEELLEVAREYKRRELPISVIVIDYFHWPLQGDWRFDPEYWPDPDAMIKELKDMGIELMVSIWPTVDYRSENFNEMKEKGYLIRADRGFRMVMDFQGNTVHFDATNPEAREYVWQKAKKNYYDKGIKVFWLDEAEPEYSIYDFDNYRYYMGPNVQIGNIYPAMYAKTFFDGMKAQGQENIINLLRCAWAGSQKYGALVWSGDIHSSFGSLRNQLAAGLNMGIAGIPWWTTDIGGFHGGDPEDPAFQELLIRWFEYGTFCPVMRLHGYREPLKEPMGTEGGAACVSGADNEVWSFGDEAYEICKTYLQLRENMKPYITELMKEAHEKGTPVMRPLFYDFSEDAKAWEIEDEYMFGPDFLVAPILYADMRKREVYLPSGSKWKSYWTGETFDGGSSIEVDAPLAQLPVFTRCN; encoded by the coding sequence ATGAATGTATTTAGGCAGGAAGAGAATTGTTTGAAATTTCATTATGACGCAGAGGAGCTTTGGATCCAACCATGGGGGCCCAACAGCTTTCGTGTCCGTGCTTCGAAAATGGCTAAAATGCCTGATGAGCGTTGGGCGCTTGAGATGGAGCCGGAGAGGACAGTACCTGAAATAAGAATAGAAAAGGATTATGCGGCAATTAAAAACGGTAAAATTGAGGCCAGGATTTCCCGTTATGGAAAGCTCACATTTTATAACCAGAAAGGGGAAGTGCTGTTAGATGAATATTTGCGGAACAGATTGGACGTATTCGCGGATTACTGCAGCGCACTTGAGGTTGAAGCCAGAGAATTCAAGCCCATTCCGGGAGGGGATTATCATCTGTCGATGCGTTTTGTTTCCAATCCTGAGGAAAAAATATATGGCATGGGACAATATCAGCAGCCTTATCTGAATCTTAAGGGTGCGGATCTCGAACTGGCACAGAGAAATTCACAGGCCAGTGTACCGTTTGCTATTTCCTCCCTGGGATATGGATTTCTTTGGAATAATCCGGCAGTTGGAAGGACTATATTCGGCAAGAATATTACAACCTGGGAAGCATATTCCACCAAAGCACTGGATTATTGGATTACGGCGGAGGATACTCCTTCCAAAATAGAAGAGGCATATGCCGGGGTGGCGGGCACGGTGCCTATGATGCCGGATTACGCTATGGGATTCTGGCAGTGTAAGCTTCGTTACCAGACGCAGGAGGAGCTTTTGGAGGTAGCAAGGGAATACAAAAGAAGGGAACTCCCTATTTCCGTTATTGTTATTGATTACTTCCACTGGCCGCTGCAGGGCGACTGGAGATTTGATCCTGAGTATTGGCCGGATCCGGATGCCATGATTAAAGAATTGAAAGATATGGGTATCGAGCTAATGGTCTCCATATGGCCCACTGTGGATTATCGCAGTGAGAATTTTAATGAGATGAAGGAAAAGGGATACTTAATCCGTGCCGACAGGGGATTTCGTATGGTTATGGATTTTCAGGGAAATACTGTTCATTTCGATGCGACTAATCCTGAAGCCAGGGAATATGTATGGCAGAAAGCGAAGAAGAACTATTATGATAAAGGTATAAAAGTGTTCTGGCTGGATGAGGCAGAGCCGGAATACAGTATTTATGATTTCGACAACTACCGTTATTATATGGGGCCCAACGTACAAATTGGAAATATTTATCCTGCTATGTATGCGAAAACCTTTTTTGACGGCATGAAAGCGCAGGGACAGGAGAATATCATCAATCTGCTCCGCTGTGCATGGGCAGGCTCCCAGAAATATGGAGCGCTCGTGTGGTCGGGAGATATTCATTCCAGTTTTGGGAGCCTGCGCAATCAGCTGGCAGCAGGATTGAATATGGGAATTGCAGGAATTCCATGGTGGACTACCGATATCGGAGGATTTCACGGTGGAGATCCAGAAGACCCTGCATTTCAGGAGTTATTGATAAGATGGTTTGAGTATGGAACTTTCTGCCCGGTTATGCGTTTGCACGGTTATAGAGAACCGCTGAAAGAGCCTATGGGAACAGAGGGAGGGGCAGCCTGCGTTTCCGGTGCGGATAATGAGGTATGGTCCTTTGGAGATGAAGCCTATGAAATCTGCAAGACTTATTTACAGCTTCGGGAGAATATGAAGCCTTATATCACAGAATTGATGAAAGAGGCCCATGAAAAAGGAACGCCGGTTATGAGACCGTTATTTTATGATTTCTCCGAAGATGCAAAAGCATGGGAAATTGAAGATGAATATATGTTTGGCCCGGATTTTCTTGTCGCACCTATCCTGTATGCGGATATGAGGAAGAGAGAAGTCTATCTGCCAAGCGGCAGTAAATGGAAAAGCTATTGGACCGGAGAAACGTTTGATGGAGGAAGCTCTATCGAAGTGGATGCTCCTCTTGCGCAGCTTCCGGTATTTACAAGGTGTAATTAG
- a CDS encoding zinc-dependent alcohol dehydrogenase family protein: protein MMKAAVFYGKKDLRIEEVKKPVPGYGEILIKVHACGVCGTDVHIYEGDEGAAKSPAGTILGHEFSGEVKEIGKGVKRIKAGDRVCVDPNKLCGKCEYCRNGIGHFCENMIGIGTTVNGGFAEYCTVPEEQAYIISEALTFEEAAMAEPVACCLHGIDMCEIHPGDTVAIFGMGMIGLLMLQLARISGAARIIAIEPVEVKREQALKLGADIVIDPIKQDIKQMLLENQVTRIHTVIECVGRIDSMKQALEIAGKKSVIMLFGLTRPEEELAIKPFELFRKEITLKASFINPYTQQRAISLIESGKIDVRSMIYKKLSLEELNMVLGDAAMRSQGKIIIG from the coding sequence ATGATGAAAGCTGCGGTATTTTACGGTAAGAAAGATCTAAGGATAGAAGAAGTGAAAAAGCCTGTTCCCGGGTATGGAGAGATACTCATCAAGGTGCATGCCTGCGGGGTGTGCGGAACTGATGTACATATTTATGAAGGAGACGAGGGCGCCGCGAAAAGTCCTGCCGGAACTATCCTGGGACATGAATTTTCCGGTGAAGTGAAGGAAATAGGAAAAGGAGTAAAGAGAATAAAGGCTGGGGACAGGGTATGTGTGGATCCCAATAAGCTATGCGGCAAATGCGAATATTGCAGGAATGGTATCGGTCATTTCTGTGAAAACATGATCGGTATCGGAACGACGGTGAACGGGGGATTCGCAGAATATTGTACGGTACCTGAAGAACAGGCATACATTATTTCCGAGGCGCTTACTTTTGAGGAAGCTGCAATGGCGGAGCCGGTAGCATGCTGTCTGCATGGAATCGATATGTGTGAGATACATCCAGGGGATACGGTGGCGATATTCGGAATGGGGATGATCGGACTTCTTATGCTGCAGCTTGCGCGCATCAGCGGAGCGGCGAGGATCATTGCCATAGAGCCCGTAGAGGTCAAGCGTGAACAGGCTCTGAAGCTGGGCGCAGATATTGTAATAGATCCGATAAAGCAGGATATAAAGCAAATGCTTTTGGAGAATCAAGTTACCCGCATCCATACGGTAATCGAGTGTGTCGGAAGGATTGACAGCATGAAACAGGCATTGGAGATTGCAGGAAAGAAATCGGTTATAATGCTGTTCGGACTTACAAGGCCGGAGGAGGAGCTTGCGATCAAACCCTTTGAGCTTTTTAGAAAAGAGATTACATTAAAAGCATCTTTCATTAATCCCTACACGCAGCAGCGTGCTATTTCCCTGATAGAATCGGGAAAAATTGATGTCAGATCCATGATCTATAAAAAGCTGTCCTTGGAAGAACTGAATATGGTATTGGGAGACGCAGCTATGCGTAGTCAGGGCAAGATCATCATAGGATGA
- the yicI gene encoding alpha-xylosidase, translating to MKFTNGYWRIREEIDPVYAVEYYDCEVKDNKLTVYAATRHMGDRGDTLNQPMLTVTFSSPMEDVIKVSAVHFKGALNKGPDYEVNEQSGDFISISETKEKITYTSGKTSAVIYKTANAWKVEFKDGNRLLTESSYRNLAYMKNKETKQNYMAEQLLLDVDEYVYGMGERYTPFIKNGQVVEIWNEDGGTASEQTYKNIPFYITNKGYGVFVGHAGDVHFEVGSEKVERVQFSVRTEQLEYYILNGHTPKGTVQLYAQLMGKPALVPSWSFGLWLTTSFTTNYDEKTTTSFIQGMADRDIPLHTFHFDCFWMKGYEWCNFEWDKDTFPDPEGMLGRYKERGLHICVWINSYIGQKSALFDEGMEHGYFVKNADGSVWQCDRWQAGMALVDFTNPQACKWYEDKLERLIDMGVDCFKTDFGERIPVTGVQYFDGSDTVKMHNYYTYLYNKVVFELLERKLGKGKALVFARSTAAGGQKYPVHWGGDCTATYPSMAEDLRGGLSLALGGYGFWSHDIGGFEQTASADVYKRWCAFGLLSSHSRLHGSDSYRVPWLFDEEACDILRKFVKLKCSLMPYIYAQAVKAHKEGIPMMRPMFLEFPEDLTCETLDKQYMLGDSLLVAPVLKETGEVSYYLPEGKWTNYLTGDVKEGGKWYKEIFDYFHLPLMVRENTVLAIGNNNERPDYDYTDGTTLKLFQIQDGAKIHTMVPDIDGKETLKVSVSAKKGKISLSVLYTLQSEGRKSFFVEAAGHPEAKVTITENRAEIVL from the coding sequence ATGAAATTTACAAATGGGTATTGGCGTATCAGGGAAGAGATAGATCCTGTTTATGCCGTTGAATATTATGACTGCGAGGTAAAAGACAATAAATTGACCGTATATGCGGCAACCAGGCATATGGGGGATCGAGGTGATACGCTGAATCAGCCGATGCTTACGGTAACCTTTTCCAGCCCTATGGAAGATGTGATCAAAGTTTCTGCGGTACACTTCAAAGGTGCCTTAAATAAGGGTCCTGATTACGAAGTAAATGAGCAAAGCGGCGATTTTATTTCCATTTCCGAAACGAAAGAAAAAATTACATATACCTCGGGAAAAACCAGTGCTGTTATTTATAAAACTGCAAACGCCTGGAAGGTGGAATTCAAAGATGGGAACAGACTTCTTACCGAGAGCAGTTACCGTAACCTCGCTTACATGAAGAATAAAGAAACAAAGCAAAATTACATGGCGGAGCAGCTCCTTTTGGACGTGGATGAATACGTATACGGCATGGGAGAGCGTTATACACCTTTTATAAAAAACGGGCAGGTTGTAGAAATCTGGAATGAAGACGGAGGAACGGCTTCTGAACAGACATACAAAAATATTCCCTTTTATATTACAAATAAAGGTTATGGAGTATTCGTAGGACATGCCGGAGATGTTCATTTTGAAGTAGGCAGTGAAAAGGTAGAAAGAGTACAGTTCAGCGTGCGGACCGAACAGCTGGAATATTATATTTTAAACGGCCATACGCCAAAAGGAACTGTGCAGTTATATGCGCAGCTCATGGGAAAGCCGGCGCTTGTGCCTTCTTGGTCTTTTGGGCTGTGGCTGACCACATCTTTTACTACAAACTATGACGAGAAAACGACAACGAGTTTTATTCAGGGCATGGCTGACAGAGATATTCCTCTCCACACCTTTCATTTTGACTGCTTTTGGATGAAGGGTTATGAATGGTGTAATTTTGAGTGGGACAAAGACACCTTCCCGGATCCGGAAGGAATGCTTGGGCGTTATAAAGAAAGAGGACTTCATATCTGCGTATGGATCAACAGCTATATCGGGCAGAAATCGGCGCTATTTGATGAGGGGATGGAGCATGGATACTTCGTTAAGAATGCTGACGGATCGGTATGGCAGTGCGACAGATGGCAGGCGGGAATGGCGCTGGTGGATTTCACTAATCCGCAGGCCTGCAAGTGGTATGAGGATAAGCTGGAGAGACTGATCGATATGGGGGTAGACTGCTTCAAGACGGATTTCGGGGAAAGGATTCCGGTGACCGGAGTGCAGTATTTCGACGGCTCCGATACGGTGAAGATGCACAATTATTATACCTACCTATATAATAAAGTGGTGTTCGAACTGTTAGAAAGAAAGCTCGGAAAGGGTAAGGCTCTTGTCTTTGCAAGATCTACGGCAGCAGGAGGACAGAAATACCCTGTCCACTGGGGCGGTGACTGTACGGCTACTTACCCCTCCATGGCGGAGGATCTTAGAGGCGGACTGTCCCTGGCGCTTGGAGGCTATGGTTTTTGGAGTCATGACATAGGAGGCTTTGAACAAACGGCTTCAGCCGATGTGTATAAACGCTGGTGTGCCTTCGGACTGTTAAGTTCCCACAGCAGGCTGCATGGTTCTGATTCCTATCGGGTGCCGTGGCTGTTCGATGAGGAAGCATGCGATATCTTAAGAAAGTTTGTGAAGCTGAAATGTTCCCTCATGCCTTATATCTACGCACAAGCAGTAAAAGCACATAAAGAAGGAATTCCTATGATGCGCCCTATGTTCCTGGAATTTCCGGAGGATTTAACATGCGAGACCTTGGATAAACAGTATATGTTGGGAGATTCCTTGCTGGTAGCTCCTGTTTTGAAGGAAACAGGAGAAGTTTCTTACTATCTGCCGGAAGGAAAGTGGACTAATTATCTTACCGGAGATGTGAAAGAAGGAGGTAAATGGTATAAGGAAATATTTGACTATTTCCACCTTCCGCTAATGGTAAGGGAAAATACCGTTCTGGCGATAGGAAATAATAATGAAAGGCCGGATTACGATTATACGGATGGCACCACATTAAAGCTGTTCCAGATTCAGGATGGAGCAAAGATTCATACAATGGTACCTGATATTGACGGCAAGGAAACATTGAAGGTTTCCGTTTCGGCGAAAAAGGGCAAAATCTCTTTAAGTGTTCTTTATACATTGCAATCCGAGGGAAGAAAGAGCTTCTTTGTGGAAGCGGCAGGCCATCCGGAAGCAAAAGTGACAATAACAGAAAACCGGGCGGAAATTGTGCTATAA